A window of the Mesorhizobium opportunistum WSM2075 genome harbors these coding sequences:
- the recN gene encoding DNA repair protein RecN has protein sequence MLARLSIRDIVLIEKLDIDFQPGLSVLTGETGAGKSILLDALSLALGARGDASLVRHGAAQGQVIAVFDVPRNHPVRALLAENAIEDDGDIILRRVQTADGRTRVFVNDQPSSVTLMRDVGHALVEIHGQHDERALVDPGAHRDVLDAFGGHLGAVRSTGEAWRHWRACEQELTRHRAKVAAAAREADYLRAAVAELTKLDPQPGEETELAELRAHMMRAEKIASEIHDAQDVLSGPSSPLPQLASLLRRLQRKATEAPGLLEDVVKSLDEAMLSLDAAQSGVEAALRATEYDPQRLEKAEERLFSLRAASRKHSVAVDDLAQLRDTMVADLADLDAGEERLHGLEKQAAAACEAYDIAAAQLSSLRHAAAIGLTMAVMAELPALKLERAAFIVEMKSEAETRMEEGIDQIEFWVRTNPGTRPGPMMKVASGGELSRFLLALKVALADRGSAPTLVFDEIDTGVGGAVADAIGQRLARLSKRVQVLSVTHAPQVAARAATHFLISKSGGTDRVATGIAEMDRTARQEEIARMLAGATITDEARAAAERLLRENTNAA, from the coding sequence ATGCTTGCCAGACTGTCGATCCGCGATATCGTCCTGATCGAGAAGCTGGATATCGACTTCCAGCCCGGTCTTTCCGTGCTGACCGGCGAAACCGGTGCCGGCAAATCCATCCTGCTCGATGCTTTGTCGCTGGCGCTCGGCGCGCGCGGCGATGCTTCGCTGGTGCGCCATGGCGCGGCGCAAGGCCAGGTCATCGCCGTGTTCGATGTGCCGCGCAACCATCCGGTGCGTGCGCTGCTTGCCGAAAATGCCATCGAGGATGACGGCGACATCATCCTGCGCCGCGTGCAGACGGCGGATGGCCGCACCCGGGTGTTCGTCAACGACCAGCCATCCAGCGTGACATTGATGCGCGATGTCGGCCACGCGCTGGTCGAGATCCACGGCCAGCACGATGAACGGGCCCTGGTCGATCCCGGTGCCCATCGCGACGTGCTCGATGCTTTCGGAGGCCATCTCGGCGCCGTCCGCTCGACCGGTGAGGCATGGCGGCACTGGCGCGCCTGCGAGCAGGAACTTACGCGCCACCGCGCCAAGGTGGCGGCGGCGGCGCGCGAGGCCGACTATCTGCGCGCGGCGGTCGCCGAACTGACCAAGCTCGATCCCCAGCCCGGCGAGGAAACGGAACTTGCCGAACTGCGCGCCCACATGATGCGCGCCGAGAAGATCGCATCCGAGATCCATGACGCGCAGGACGTGCTGTCCGGCCCGTCATCGCCCTTGCCGCAACTGGCCAGCCTGCTGAGGCGGCTGCAACGCAAGGCGACGGAGGCGCCCGGCCTGCTCGAGGACGTCGTCAAGTCGCTGGACGAGGCGATGCTGTCGCTCGATGCGGCGCAGTCTGGCGTCGAGGCCGCATTGCGGGCCACCGAATATGACCCGCAGCGGCTGGAAAAGGCGGAGGAGCGTCTGTTTTCGCTGCGTGCCGCGTCACGCAAGCACAGCGTCGCCGTCGACGACCTGGCGCAGTTGCGCGACACGATGGTTGCCGATCTTGCCGATCTCGATGCCGGCGAGGAACGCCTGCACGGGCTGGAAAAGCAGGCCGCTGCCGCATGCGAGGCCTATGACATCGCCGCCGCACAGCTTTCCTCGCTGCGCCACGCGGCGGCGATCGGCCTGACCATGGCCGTCATGGCCGAACTGCCGGCGCTGAAGCTCGAACGCGCCGCCTTCATTGTCGAGATGAAGAGCGAGGCCGAGACCCGCATGGAAGAGGGCATCGACCAGATCGAGTTCTGGGTGCGCACCAACCCCGGCACGCGGCCCGGCCCGATGATGAAGGTGGCTTCCGGTGGCGAGCTGTCGCGCTTCCTGCTGGCGCTGAAGGTGGCGCTGGCTGACCGTGGCTCGGCGCCGACGCTGGTTTTCGACGAAATCGACACCGGCGTGGGCGGCGCCGTGGCGGACGCCATCGGCCAAAGGCTGGCGCGGCTGTCGAAGCGCGTGCAGGTGCTCTCGGTCACCCATGCGCCGCAGGTGGCGGCGCGCGCGGCGACGCATTTCCTGATCTCCAAATCGGGAGGCACCGATCGCGTGGCGACCGGCATTGCCGAGATGGACAGGACGGCGCGGCAGGAAGAGATCGCCCGCATGCTGGCCGGCGCCACGATCACCGATGAGGCACGCGCCGCCGCCGAGCGGTTGTTGCGCGAAAACACAAACGCGGCATAG
- the ligA gene encoding NAD-dependent DNA ligase LigA, which translates to MAEKPVDSLSESEAEAELQRLAEEIAEHDRRYHTEDAPTITDAEYDALRRRNLAIEERFPGLVREDSPSLRVGAAPAEGFAKVRHAVPMLSLAKAYTDEDVTDFIERGRRFFDRDKDLDIAFTAEPKIDGLSASLRYEKGVFVQGATRGNGTVGEDITANLRTIADIPAKLKGSGWPEIIEIRGEVYMTYAEFEALKARSAAAGGQDYVNPRNTAAGSLRQKDASVTASRNLKFFAYAWGYTTEDPAPTQYGAVQKFADWGFKISPLMVRAKSVEELVAHYHRIEEQRSSLGYDIDGVVYKVDQLELQRRWGFVTGEPRWAIAHKFPAEQAMTTVQKIDIQVGRTGTLAPVARLAPVTVGGVVVENVTLHNEDYIKGFDSNGQPIRDGIDVRIGDTVVIQRAGDVIPQIVSVVIDKRPADATPYEFPHTCPVCGSPATREINEKTGKEDSRRRCTGELICAAQAVERLRHFVSRGALDIEGLGAENIDTFFNAGLIKTAADIFTLRDRRPAVTKALAERREEQARQREAASGKTRKNVRSVEDRNYEGLDKLFAAIDSRREPELDRFIFALGIRHIGETTAALLARTFSTIEELIRVGKETAAAEDPHTVFPSINGIGDTVIDALRDFFGNQRNDDVLEKLLEQVKPKPYIVTVSADSEVAGKTIVFTGTLEKMTRSEAKAMAERLGAKVAGSVSAKTDLLVAGPGAGSKLKLASELGVEVIDEDTWLQRVGKS; encoded by the coding sequence ATGGCCGAAAAACCTGTCGATTCGCTCAGCGAAAGCGAGGCCGAAGCCGAGCTTCAGCGGCTGGCGGAGGAGATCGCCGAGCATGACCGGCGTTATCACACGGAAGACGCACCAACGATCACGGACGCCGAATATGACGCGCTGCGGCGTCGCAACCTGGCCATCGAGGAGCGCTTTCCCGGCCTTGTACGCGAGGATTCGCCGTCGCTCAGGGTCGGGGCCGCGCCGGCGGAAGGCTTCGCTAAGGTGCGCCACGCGGTGCCGATGCTCAGCTTGGCCAAGGCCTATACCGACGAGGACGTCACCGATTTCATCGAGCGCGGCCGGCGGTTCTTCGACCGCGACAAGGACCTCGACATCGCCTTCACCGCCGAGCCGAAGATCGACGGACTGTCGGCATCGCTGCGCTACGAGAAAGGCGTATTCGTGCAAGGCGCCACGCGTGGCAACGGTACGGTAGGTGAGGACATCACCGCCAATCTGAGGACCATCGCCGACATTCCCGCGAAGCTGAAAGGCTCGGGCTGGCCGGAAATCATCGAGATACGCGGCGAGGTCTACATGACCTATGCCGAGTTCGAGGCGCTGAAGGCACGCTCGGCGGCGGCCGGCGGCCAGGACTACGTCAATCCGCGCAACACGGCTGCCGGCTCGCTGCGCCAGAAGGACGCCTCCGTCACCGCCAGCCGTAACCTCAAATTCTTCGCCTACGCCTGGGGCTACACGACGGAAGATCCGGCACCGACCCAGTACGGTGCCGTGCAGAAATTCGCCGATTGGGGGTTCAAGATCAGCCCCTTGATGGTGCGGGCGAAGTCGGTCGAGGAACTGGTCGCGCACTATCACCGGATCGAAGAGCAGCGCTCCTCGCTGGGCTACGACATCGACGGCGTCGTCTACAAGGTCGACCAGCTGGAACTGCAGCGCCGGTGGGGATTCGTCACCGGCGAACCGCGCTGGGCTATCGCGCACAAATTCCCCGCCGAACAGGCAATGACGACCGTGCAGAAGATCGACATCCAGGTCGGCCGCACCGGCACGTTGGCGCCGGTGGCGCGTCTGGCACCGGTGACGGTCGGCGGCGTGGTGGTCGAGAACGTCACGCTGCACAATGAGGATTACATCAAGGGTTTCGACAGCAACGGCCAGCCGATCCGCGACGGCATCGACGTGCGCATCGGCGACACGGTGGTGATCCAGCGCGCCGGGGACGTCATTCCGCAGATCGTCAGCGTCGTCATCGACAAGCGTCCGGCCGACGCTACCCCTTACGAGTTCCCGCACACCTGCCCGGTTTGCGGTTCGCCGGCGACGCGCGAAATCAACGAGAAGACCGGCAAGGAGGATTCGCGGCGACGCTGCACGGGCGAACTGATCTGTGCCGCGCAAGCCGTGGAACGATTGCGCCATTTCGTCTCGCGCGGCGCCTTGGACATCGAAGGCCTTGGCGCGGAAAACATCGATACCTTCTTCAATGCCGGGTTGATCAAGACGGCCGCCGATATCTTCACGCTCAGGGATCGCCGGCCAGCCGTCACCAAGGCGCTGGCCGAGCGGCGCGAGGAGCAGGCCAGGCAGCGCGAGGCGGCATCCGGCAAGACGCGCAAGAATGTCCGCAGCGTCGAGGACCGCAACTATGAAGGCCTGGACAAGCTCTTCGCAGCCATCGATTCGCGCCGCGAACCGGAACTCGACCGCTTCATCTTCGCATTGGGCATCCGCCATATCGGCGAGACGACGGCGGCTTTGCTCGCCCGCACCTTCTCGACCATCGAGGAATTGATCCGCGTCGGCAAGGAGACGGCCGCGGCGGAAGATCCGCACACCGTGTTCCCGTCGATCAACGGCATCGGCGACACGGTGATCGATGCGCTGCGCGATTTCTTCGGCAATCAGCGCAATGACGACGTCCTTGAGAAGCTGCTCGAGCAGGTCAAGCCGAAGCCGTACATCGTCACCGTCTCGGCCGACAGCGAGGTCGCCGGCAAGACGATCGTGTTCACCGGCACGCTGGAGAAGATGACCCGCTCCGAAGCCAAGGCGATGGCCGAGCGTCTCGGCGCCAAGGTCGCCGGCTCGGTTTCGGCGAAGACCGACCTGCTGGTGGCGGGGCCTGGTGCGGGCTCGAAGCTCAAGCTCGCCAGCGAACTCGGCGTCGAGGTCATCGACGAGGACACCTGGCTGCAGCGGGTCGGCAAGTCCTGA
- a CDS encoding DUF2461 domain-containing protein, translating into MESTFKGFGQKAIPFLKALDFHQSREWFLENRDLFETELRDPLGDLVDTLTLRFAAAGLGLRGDRKKSLFRINRDVRFAKDKRPYNRHLSAILSPDGTKMEQGVFYVHIGLEGCFAGVAWWQPEAALLLAIRRSIETWPERFRAMVKALNKNGLELDAEGAMKRTPRGFEHVIDKDLAAAIRNRHFVVRHVIDPAGIHGPELVEELVDFTLRAKPLLDWGRAIEGKTVKD; encoded by the coding sequence ATGGAAAGCACCTTCAAAGGGTTCGGTCAAAAGGCCATTCCGTTCCTGAAGGCGCTGGATTTCCACCAGAGCCGGGAATGGTTTTTGGAGAACCGCGACCTGTTCGAAACGGAATTGCGCGATCCACTGGGCGATCTCGTCGACACGCTGACGCTGCGTTTTGCAGCGGCGGGGTTGGGTTTGCGCGGCGACCGCAAGAAGTCGCTGTTTCGCATCAATCGCGACGTGCGCTTCGCCAAGGATAAGCGACCCTACAACCGCCACCTGTCGGCCATCCTTTCGCCGGACGGCACCAAGATGGAACAAGGTGTGTTCTATGTGCATATCGGGTTGGAGGGTTGCTTCGCCGGCGTCGCCTGGTGGCAGCCGGAGGCCGCACTGCTGCTGGCGATACGCCGTTCCATCGAGACATGGCCCGAGAGGTTTCGCGCCATGGTGAAGGCGTTGAACAAGAATGGCCTCGAACTCGATGCCGAAGGCGCCATGAAACGCACGCCGCGCGGCTTCGAACACGTCATCGACAAAGACCTTGCCGCAGCCATTCGCAACCGGCATTTCGTCGTTCGCCACGTGATCGATCCGGCCGGCATTCACGGGCCGGAACTGGTCGAGGAGCTCGTCGATTTCACCTTGCGCGCCAAGCCGCTGCTCGATTGGGGCAGGGCTATCGAGGGCAAAACCGTGAAGGATTAA
- a CDS encoding AzlC family ABC transporter permease, translating to MATDVISQDGDRSDFWQGVRLSMPVVVASAPFAVLFGALAVDNGFSVFEAFLMSALVYGGASQMVGIQLFGQHVAPWLIVLSIFAVNFRHVLYSAGIGRRIAHWPVVQQALGYFILTDPQFAVAEARAQSGQTVGFAWYLGLGLPVYVFWVIESALGAMFGKLIPDTHALGIDFLLPIYFLGLVMGFRKRPLWLPVVIASAAASIIAYKTVGSPWHVSIGAIAGVLLAVILPPHHSGVETRP from the coding sequence ATGGCGACGGACGTGATTTCGCAGGACGGCGATCGAAGCGATTTCTGGCAGGGCGTGCGGCTATCCATGCCCGTCGTGGTGGCGTCGGCGCCGTTCGCTGTCCTATTCGGGGCGCTTGCCGTCGACAATGGCTTCTCGGTCTTCGAAGCCTTCCTGATGAGCGCACTGGTTTATGGTGGCGCCAGCCAGATGGTCGGCATCCAGCTGTTCGGCCAGCACGTCGCGCCGTGGCTGATCGTGCTGTCGATCTTTGCCGTCAATTTCCGCCACGTGCTCTATTCCGCCGGCATCGGCCGGCGCATCGCGCACTGGCCTGTCGTCCAGCAGGCGCTTGGCTATTTCATCCTCACCGACCCGCAATTCGCGGTGGCCGAGGCGAGAGCGCAATCCGGACAGACGGTTGGTTTTGCCTGGTATCTGGGACTGGGCCTGCCCGTCTACGTGTTCTGGGTGATCGAAAGCGCGCTCGGCGCGATGTTCGGCAAGCTGATCCCCGATACGCATGCGCTGGGCATCGATTTCCTGCTGCCGATCTATTTTCTCGGCCTGGTGATGGGCTTCCGCAAGCGGCCGCTGTGGCTGCCGGTGGTGATCGCAAGCGCCGCCGCCTCGATCATCGCCTACAAGACGGTCGGCTCGCCCTGGCACGTCTCCATCGGCGCCATTGCCGGCGTGCTGCTCGCCGTCATCCTGCCGCCGCACCATAGCGGCGTGGAGACAAGGCCATGA
- a CDS encoding AzlD family protein translates to MSTTFWIIIAAAIATYLTRIGGHLVISRFDNIHPRVEAGLNAVPAAVLTTLVAPELLNAGPAEWAALVVTAVVSLRGGLMAMFLAGAAMLILARQFVG, encoded by the coding sequence ATGAGCACGACGTTCTGGATCATCATCGCCGCCGCGATCGCGACCTATCTGACGCGCATCGGCGGGCATCTGGTCATCTCCCGCTTCGACAACATCCATCCGCGCGTCGAGGCGGGCCTCAATGCCGTGCCCGCGGCGGTGCTGACGACACTGGTGGCACCGGAACTGTTGAACGCCGGACCGGCGGAATGGGCGGCATTGGTGGTCACGGCAGTGGTTTCGCTGCGCGGCGGGCTGATGGCGATGTTTCTGGCGGGGGCGGCGATGCTGATTTTGGCGCGGCAGTTTGTGGGGTGA
- a CDS encoding aminopeptidase P family protein → MFQTFDSAGDPAVGKPRVALLRQWLSGNGLDGFIVPRADEHQGEYVADRSARLKWLTGFSGSAGVAIVLRDRAFIFVDGRYTLQVRSEVDLDIFSVESLVDNPPPVWLKDNIGKGARLGFDPWLHTVGEVKALQAAADKIGAVLVPLTKNPIDIIWKDQPAAPVAPVELHPIGFAGELAKDKLARLAAAIGKDGATHAVLTDPSSIAWAFNIRGGDVPHTPLALGFAILAADGSHKLFMDKRKFSRQVAAYLTQLADLHEPDEFEAAIVALAKGGAKIALDPVLAAERLRMLVEDNGGTVVAAPDPARIPRATKNQAEINGSRAAHRRDGAAVAKLLCWLERQKPGSLDEIAVVTRLEETRRQTGEETQMPLRDVSFDTISGAGPNGAIMHYRVSRATNRKLKAGELFLLDSGAQYQDGTTDITRTVPIGQPTEEMRERFTLVLKGMIGISTLRFPAGTRGSEIDAVARMALWKHGCDFAHGTGHGVGSYLAVHEGPQRIARTGTEKLLEGMMLSNEPGYYKEGSYGIRIENLILVTPAAEIEGGDIAMHGFETLTLAPIDTRLVRSDLLTRDELHWLDTYHARVLAEIGPMLDGETLAWLEKATAPLPHDAKI, encoded by the coding sequence ATGTTCCAGACCTTCGATTCCGCGGGTGACCCGGCAGTCGGCAAGCCGCGCGTGGCGCTGCTGCGCCAATGGCTGAGTGGAAATGGCCTCGACGGCTTCATCGTTCCGCGCGCCGACGAGCATCAGGGCGAATATGTCGCCGATCGCTCGGCGCGGCTGAAATGGCTGACCGGCTTCAGCGGCTCGGCCGGTGTCGCCATCGTCCTGCGCGACCGCGCCTTCATCTTTGTCGACGGGCGCTACACGCTGCAGGTGCGCAGCGAGGTCGATCTCGACATCTTCTCGGTCGAAAGCCTGGTCGACAACCCGCCCCCGGTCTGGCTCAAGGACAATATCGGCAAGGGCGCGCGGCTGGGCTTCGATCCGTGGCTGCACACGGTCGGTGAGGTCAAGGCGCTGCAGGCCGCTGCCGACAAGATCGGCGCCGTGCTGGTGCCGCTGACCAAGAACCCGATCGACATCATCTGGAAGGATCAACCCGCGGCACCGGTGGCACCCGTCGAGTTGCACCCGATCGGCTTTGCCGGCGAACTTGCCAAGGACAAGCTGGCGCGGCTGGCGGCGGCGATCGGCAAGGACGGCGCCACTCATGCAGTGCTGACCGACCCCTCCTCCATCGCCTGGGCCTTCAACATCCGCGGCGGTGACGTGCCGCACACGCCGCTGGCGCTTGGCTTCGCCATCCTCGCTGCCGACGGATCGCACAAGCTGTTCATGGACAAGCGCAAGTTCTCGCGCCAGGTCGCCGCCTATCTGACCCAGCTCGCTGATTTGCACGAGCCCGACGAATTCGAAGCCGCCATCGTGGCGCTTGCCAAGGGCGGCGCCAAGATCGCGCTCGACCCGGTGCTGGCGGCCGAGAGGCTGCGCATGCTGGTCGAGGACAATGGCGGCACCGTGGTTGCCGCGCCCGACCCGGCCCGCATCCCGCGCGCCACCAAGAACCAGGCCGAGATCAACGGGTCGCGCGCCGCGCATCGCCGTGACGGCGCGGCGGTGGCGAAACTGCTGTGCTGGCTGGAGCGCCAGAAACCCGGCTCCCTCGACGAGATCGCGGTCGTCACCCGGCTGGAGGAAACGCGCCGGCAGACCGGCGAGGAAACCCAGATGCCGCTGCGCGACGTCTCCTTCGACACCATTTCCGGCGCCGGGCCGAACGGCGCCATCATGCATTACCGCGTGTCGCGTGCCACCAACCGCAAGCTCAAGGCCGGCGAGCTGTTCCTGCTCGATTCCGGCGCGCAATATCAGGACGGCACCACCGACATCACCCGCACCGTACCCATCGGCCAGCCGACCGAGGAAATGCGAGAACGCTTCACGCTGGTGCTGAAAGGCATGATCGGCATTTCCACGCTGCGCTTCCCCGCCGGCACGCGCGGCTCGGAGATCGACGCCGTCGCCCGTATGGCGCTGTGGAAGCACGGCTGCGACTTCGCCCATGGCACCGGACATGGCGTCGGCTCATATCTCGCCGTGCACGAAGGCCCGCAGCGCATCGCCCGCACCGGCACCGAGAAACTGCTCGAAGGCATGATGCTTTCGAACGAACCCGGCTACTACAAGGAAGGCTCCTACGGCATTCGCATCGAGAACCTGATCCTGGTGACGCCAGCGGCAGAAATCGAGGGCGGCGACATCGCCATGCACGGCTTCGAGACGCTGACGCTGGCGCCGATCGATACCCGTTTGGTGCGCAGCGATCTCCTGACGCGCGATGAATTGCACTGGCTCGACACCTACCATGCCCGCGTGCTGGCCGAGATCGGCCCGATGCTCGACGGCGAAACGCTGGCCTGGCTGGAAAAGGCAACCGCGCCATTGCCGCACGACGCCAAGATTTGA
- a CDS encoding 50S ribosomal protein L11 methyltransferase, translating to MTQTRLHFTTGKVEAERIFAALEMAFEDEGLPIAVLEVDEDKDIHEVSLYADGDVDAIEARMKDILAGLTLSKPVEREALPDIDWVARSLDGLKPVRAGRFFVHGAHDRRKRHSGELAIEIEAGLAFGTGHHGTTSGCLEMLERVVRREHPRNALDLGTGSAVLAIAVAKLAHIPVLATDIDPVAVKVAAANARLNHVKALVETVTAPGFHHPIFGRRAPFDLIIANILARPLMRLAPQMAGHIALGGSIVLSGILERQRDAVISAYVGQNFRHVRTLHREGWVTIHLKH from the coding sequence ATGACCCAGACACGGCTCCATTTCACCACCGGCAAGGTCGAGGCCGAGCGCATTTTCGCGGCCCTTGAGATGGCCTTCGAGGATGAAGGCCTGCCGATCGCGGTGCTGGAGGTCGACGAAGACAAGGACATCCACGAAGTCTCGCTCTATGCCGACGGTGACGTCGACGCGATTGAGGCGCGGATGAAGGACATTCTCGCCGGCCTCACCCTGTCGAAGCCCGTCGAGCGCGAGGCGCTGCCCGACATCGACTGGGTGGCGCGTTCGCTGGATGGGTTGAAGCCGGTGCGCGCCGGGCGTTTCTTCGTCCATGGCGCGCATGACCGCAGGAAACGCCACAGCGGCGAACTCGCCATCGAGATCGAGGCCGGCCTCGCCTTCGGCACCGGCCACCACGGCACCACCTCGGGCTGCCTCGAAATGCTGGAACGGGTGGTGCGGCGCGAACACCCGCGCAATGCGCTCGACCTCGGCACCGGCAGCGCCGTGCTGGCGATAGCCGTCGCCAAGCTGGCGCATATCCCGGTGCTGGCCACCGACATCGATCCGGTGGCGGTGAAGGTCGCCGCCGCCAATGCGCGGCTCAACCACGTCAAGGCCCTCGTCGAAACGGTGACCGCGCCGGGCTTTCACCACCCGATCTTCGGCAGGCGCGCGCCCTTCGATCTCATCATCGCCAACATATTGGCGCGGCCGCTGATGCGGCTGGCACCGCAAATGGCCGGGCACATCGCGCTTGGCGGCTCGATCGTGCTGTCAGGCATTCTCGAGCGCCAGCGCGACGCGGTCATCTCGGCCTATGTCGGCCAGAATTTTCGCCACGTGCGCACGCTGCACCGCGAAGGCTGGGTGACCATCCACCTCAAGCACTGA
- a CDS encoding SCO family protein gives MMRSILVGILVLMAAGIGWLTFDWYRGHYGGEPFGAPFTLVDQKGAPITEAAFRGQPSVVFFGFTHCPEVCPTTLFELAGWLKTLGDDGKNLHAYFVSVDPERDTPAVMNAYVSNFSDRIIGISGDPDKVHAMAKSFGIYWKKVDTGDGDYTMDHTASVLLLNGKGDFAGTIAYGESASTAVEKLKRLAAKG, from the coding sequence ATGATGCGTTCTATCCTGGTCGGCATTCTCGTCCTCATGGCGGCCGGCATCGGCTGGCTGACTTTCGACTGGTATCGCGGCCACTATGGCGGCGAACCCTTCGGCGCCCCCTTCACCCTGGTCGACCAGAAGGGCGCGCCGATCACCGAGGCCGCGTTCCGGGGCCAGCCCAGCGTCGTCTTCTTCGGCTTCACCCATTGTCCGGAAGTCTGCCCGACCACGCTGTTCGAACTCGCCGGCTGGCTGAAGACGCTCGGCGACGACGGCAAGAACCTGCATGCCTATTTCGTCTCCGTCGATCCCGAGCGCGACACGCCGGCGGTGATGAATGCCTATGTCAGCAATTTCTCCGACCGCATCATCGGCATCTCCGGCGATCCGGACAAGGTCCACGCCATGGCCAAGTCGTTCGGCATCTACTGGAAGAAGGTCGATACCGGCGACGGCGACTACACGATGGACCACACCGCCTCGGTACTGCTGCTCAACGGCAAGGGCGATTTCGCCGGCACGATCGCCTACGGCGAAAGTGCAAGCACCGCTGTTGAAAAACTGAAGCGCCTCGCGGCTAAGGGCTAG
- a CDS encoding CreA family protein, whose amino-acid sequence MLELIGRGRIGRKLIGALAACVVLGTGAAVAEEVGKVGVDWVGNDIIVEAIKDPKVEGVTCHVSYFDRSIIDRLHKGNWFEDPSDSSISCRQTGPITIGDIDMGEGGEEVFKQGISLIWKKQVVNRIYDKANDTLIYLSHSRQVQNGSAKMSVTTVPLYGQNVVWSKGKPK is encoded by the coding sequence TTGCTCGAACTGATTGGGCGCGGACGGATTGGGCGAAAACTGATCGGCGCGTTGGCCGCGTGCGTCGTGCTTGGCACCGGCGCTGCCGTCGCCGAGGAAGTCGGCAAGGTTGGTGTCGACTGGGTCGGCAACGACATCATCGTCGAGGCGATCAAGGATCCGAAAGTAGAGGGCGTGACCTGCCACGTCTCCTATTTCGACCGCAGCATCATCGACCGCCTGCACAAGGGCAACTGGTTCGAGGATCCCTCCGATTCCTCGATCTCCTGCCGCCAGACCGGACCGATCACCATCGGCGACATCGACATGGGCGAGGGCGGCGAGGAGGTTTTCAAGCAAGGCATCAGCCTGATCTGGAAGAAGCAGGTGGTGAACCGCATCTATGACAAGGCCAACGATACGTTGATCTATCTCTCGCATTCGCGTCAGGTGCAGAACGGCTCGGCCAAGATGTCGGTCACGACAGTGCCGCTCTACGGCCAGAACGTGGTGTGGAGCAAAGGCAAGCCGAAATAG
- a CDS encoding DapH/DapD/GlmU-related protein: MDRSQDLVLKDSEPRIHPTAELKACKLGRYAAIGERVVLREVNVGDFSYFERHSEAIYTTIGKFCSIAANSRINALEHPIERLTQHKVSYRPNEYFRWLGVDAAFRDRRQSKAVTIGHDVWIGHGAVIMPGITIGNGAVVGANAVVTHDVPSYTIVAGMPAKPLRARFSAAVAARIEALAWWDWPVEKLARAVPDIQAMPIEAFLDRWENQAF, encoded by the coding sequence ATGGACCGTTCCCAAGATCTCGTGCTGAAGGACTCCGAGCCGCGCATCCATCCGACCGCGGAATTGAAGGCGTGCAAGCTCGGCCGCTATGCCGCGATCGGCGAACGGGTGGTGCTGCGGGAAGTCAATGTCGGCGACTTCTCCTATTTCGAGCGCCATTCGGAGGCTATCTACACCACCATCGGCAAATTCTGCTCGATCGCCGCCAACAGCCGCATCAACGCGCTGGAGCATCCGATCGAGCGACTGACCCAGCACAAGGTCAGCTATCGGCCGAACGAGTATTTCCGCTGGCTGGGCGTCGACGCCGCCTTCCGCGACCGGCGGCAGTCGAAAGCCGTGACCATCGGCCATGATGTCTGGATCGGCCACGGCGCGGTGATCATGCCCGGCATCACCATCGGCAACGGCGCCGTCGTCGGCGCCAATGCGGTGGTGACCCATGATGTGCCGTCCTACACCATCGTTGCCGGCATGCCGGCGAAGCCGCTCAGGGCACGCTTTTCCGCCGCCGTCGCGGCACGGATCGAGGCTCTTGCCTGGTGGGATTGGCCGGTCGAGAAACTCGCCCGGGCGGTTCCCGACATCCAGGCGATGCCGATCGAGGCGTTCCTCGATCGCTGGGAAAACCAGGCCTTTTAG
- a CDS encoding low affinity iron permease family protein — translation MEKHFTKIANWVAHVTGLPLTFSVCCLIVVVWAVTGPYFGFSDTWQLVINTGTTIITFLMVFLIQNTQNRDGAAIQAKLDELIRVSRAHNHFIGIEHLTESEVEEIRAKCERAARRHDQKIAATAGKKAVAQKRGTKKQAA, via the coding sequence ATGGAAAAGCATTTCACCAAGATCGCCAACTGGGTCGCCCATGTAACCGGCCTGCCGCTGACATTTTCCGTCTGCTGCCTGATCGTCGTCGTCTGGGCTGTAACCGGACCCTACTTCGGTTTCTCGGACACCTGGCAATTGGTGATCAACACAGGCACGACCATCATCACCTTCCTGATGGTGTTTCTGATCCAGAACACCCAGAACCGTGACGGCGCGGCAATTCAGGCCAAGCTCGACGAACTGATCCGGGTGAGCCGTGCCCACAATCATTTCATTGGCATCGAGCACCTGACGGAGTCCGAGGTCGAGGAAATTCGCGCCAAATGCGAACGGGCGGCACGGCGGCATGACCAGAAGATTGCCGCCACGGCCGGGAAGAAGGCCGTGGCGCAAAAGCGCGGGACGAAGAAGCAGGCCGCTTGA